TCCACGATCTGGAACAACGCGGCCTGCTGGAAAGCACGCTGCTGGTGTGGGGCGGCGAATTCGGACGCCAGCCCACCGCCGAATACGCCGAGGGAACGGGCCGCGACCACAATGCCTACGGATTCACGATGTGGATGGCGGGCGGCGGCGTCCGCGGCGGCCAGAGCGTGGGCGCCACCGACGAGCTCGGCTCGGCCGCCGTCGAAAGCCCGTTCCACGTGAAGCACCTGCACGCCACCATCTTGCACCAGATGGGAATCGATCCGAACCGTCTCTCCTATTTCCACGGAGGGCTCGATCAGAAGCTGGTCGGCGTCGAGCACGTCGAACCGGTCCGGCAGGTGATCTGACCGCAGCGTCCGGAAGCCCCGCCGACTGGATGAGCGGGCTATATACAAGATGTCATCCGATGAGCTTGGCAGGTTGGCCGGAGAAACAGGCGAGCGGCTCGTCGCCGACTTGGCGCGGGCTGAATTGCTCTCTGCCGGCTGGACCGACTGTGACGTTGGCTATGCCTTGCTCTCACGGGCGATGGACCGCTGCCTGGCGCGGCTGGCGGCGACGGAATGTTGGGGCAAGCGGAATCAGCTCCCCTCCGGCGAGCTGTGGACCGCGGCAGGGGCGTGGCTCGACGTAAGCTGGCTGCAGCACCAGGCGCGCATCAAGCCGCGCGGCTATGCGGGCGACTTTGAAATGTTCGACCGCTTCTGGCGGCGCGCGTGCTGCGAGCATCCGCTCGGTCGCCTGTTCGACCGTTATTTTCAGTGCCAGGCCGCCGTGGAAGCGGTGCGCGGCCGCACCGAACAGCTTGCCGCCTCGCTCGTCGAACGCGGTCTGGCCGCGGATCCACAAAGGTTGTTTCACGTCGCCAGCGTCGGCTGCGGGCCGGCGATTGAGCTGGCCCTGGCCGCGCAGGCGCTCGCCGGGCGCAGCGGCGCCCCGCTCAAATACACGTTGCTCGATCTCGACGAAGCCGCGCTGGTGCATGCTCAACAGCGGCTTTCGCCGTGGCTCGCGGCCGAGCAAATCGTCGTCGCGCGAGAGAATCTTTACCGGCTGGCCGACAGGCCGCGGGCGGCCGTCCTCCTGGACGGCGTCGACTTTGTCTGCTGCTCGGGCCTGTTCGATTATTTGCCCGACGACGCCGCGCAAAAGTTGCTGCGTTTCTTCTGGGAGCGGTTGAGGCCGGGCGGAATGTTGACCGTCGGCAACTTCGCGCCCCACAATCCGACACGGGCTTACATGGAATGGATCGGCAACTGGTATCTGCTCTACCGCACGTCGGGCGATCTCGCCCGGTTGGCGAAGGCGGGCGGCATTCCCGAAACGAGCTTCACCATTGGCACCGAGCGGCTGGGAATCGACCTGTTTCTGGAGGCTGTGAAAGCATAGTGCTCTGTCATTCGTCGATTGATGGATGCAGCGGTAGGGTGGGACTGGCGTGCGCAAAAACTCGCGGCCGACGAGCGTGTACTGACGCCAGTTTTGTTCCGACCGGATGCCGCCCGCTTGCCGGGCGGAGGTGTACGTTCTCACCCGAGCGCAGGCGACACGTTTGTCGCGTCCA
This is a stretch of genomic DNA from Pirellulales bacterium. It encodes these proteins:
- a CDS encoding class I SAM-dependent methyltransferase, with the protein product MSSDELGRLAGETGERLVADLARAELLSAGWTDCDVGYALLSRAMDRCLARLAATECWGKRNQLPSGELWTAAGAWLDVSWLQHQARIKPRGYAGDFEMFDRFWRRACCEHPLGRLFDRYFQCQAAVEAVRGRTEQLAASLVERGLAADPQRLFHVASVGCGPAIELALAAQALAGRSGAPLKYTLLDLDEAALVHAQQRLSPWLAAEQIVVARENLYRLADRPRAAVLLDGVDFVCCSGLFDYLPDDAAQKLLRFFWERLRPGGMLTVGNFAPHNPTRAYMEWIGNWYLLYRTSGDLARLAKAGGIPETSFTIGTERLGIDLFLEAVKA